A part of Bacillus spongiae genomic DNA contains:
- a CDS encoding pseudouridine-5'-phosphate glycosidase has translation MEKWIEYSNEVQVAKESGAPIVALESTIISHGMPYPQNVKTAKEVEAILRDNGVVPATIAIIDGKIKIGLSEEELELLAKSEEVLKVSRRDLPYVLASKKMGATTVAATMICAQMAGISVFVTGGIGGVHRQAETTMDISADLEELARTNVAVVCAGAKSILDLGLTLEYLETKGVPVIGYQTKTLPAFYTRNSSFEVDYSLHSTEEVANFMQTKWELGLQGGLVIANPIPEEYSMGEEIHTVVEQALREAEEQGIQGKSVTPFLLGRVKELTKGQSLESNIALIKNNAKVGAMIAKQYQHLVN, from the coding sequence ATGGAAAAGTGGATTGAATACTCAAATGAGGTGCAAGTAGCGAAAGAAAGTGGAGCACCTATTGTAGCACTTGAATCAACCATTATTTCTCATGGGATGCCCTATCCACAAAATGTGAAAACGGCAAAAGAGGTAGAGGCAATTTTACGTGATAATGGTGTAGTACCTGCAACGATAGCGATTATAGACGGAAAAATAAAAATTGGTCTTTCAGAAGAAGAGCTCGAATTACTAGCAAAAAGTGAAGAGGTATTAAAAGTTAGTAGGAGAGATTTACCGTATGTGCTAGCGAGTAAAAAGATGGGAGCTACGACCGTTGCTGCTACGATGATCTGTGCGCAAATGGCTGGAATTTCTGTTTTTGTTACTGGTGGAATCGGGGGAGTTCATCGCCAAGCGGAAACGACAATGGACATATCAGCAGATTTAGAAGAACTGGCCCGAACGAATGTGGCCGTAGTGTGTGCTGGAGCTAAATCTATCTTAGATTTAGGATTAACACTTGAATATTTAGAAACAAAGGGAGTTCCAGTTATCGGCTATCAAACGAAAACCCTACCTGCATTTTATACGCGAAACAGTTCGTTTGAAGTGGATTATTCGCTACATTCTACAGAAGAAGTAGCCAACTTTATGCAAACAAAATGGGAGCTTGGTCTACAAGGAGGACTTGTTATTGCCAATCCGATTCCTGAAGAATACTCGATGGGAGAAGAGATTCATACTGTTGTTGAGCAAGCTTTAAGGGAAGCGGAGGAACAGGGGATTCAAGGGAAAAGTGTTACACCATTTTTATTAGGGAGAGTTAAAGAATTGACGAAGGGACAAAGTTTAGAGTCAAACATTGCTCTAATAAAAAATAATGCTAAAGTGGGAGCAATGATCGCGAAACAATATCAGCACCTAGTAAACTAG